The following are encoded together in the Terriglobia bacterium genome:
- a CDS encoding cold shock domain-containing protein has translation MEKEIGKVKWFNNAKGYGFIERASGGDVFVHHSAIQMNGFRTLTEGDAVSFNVTRGPKGLQAENVTKAE, from the coding sequence ATGGAAAAGGAAATTGGGAAAGTAAAGTGGTTCAATAATGCCAAGGGATATGGCTTCATTGAGAGAGCGTCAGGTGGTGATGTTTTTGTCCATCATTCCGCCATCCAAATGAATGGCTTTCGGACTTTGACAGAAGGAGATGCGGTGTCCTTTAACGTGACCCGCGGTCCCAAGGGTCTCCAGGCCGAAAACGTAACCAAAGCCGAATAA
- a CDS encoding VWA domain-containing protein, which produces MSRLLIFLLASCFAVAVYLHAQARQGIPTFSISTDLVKIPITVFGEDGAPILDMRRGDFRIYEDGEPQQINSLGLDTNPVSIVLLLDSSGTVEKEWKQIKEAAEGFADALAKGDRISVITFADEVQLVMNWSEDTKQVRKSLNKVQLGLRTALYDGMLEAAQDQLKNIEGRKAIILLTDFLNNQSLVGYQDAVRAIVQSQASLYIISKTMMVREAARTQRRVVILNDIYQRLFKDANYIDEFFAKKEAQMTDLAEKTGGRCYFPASYNQIRDVYKQVALELRNQYYLTYISESPQPKTRNSFHRITVEYLQPSTRLIYRKGYYFNPDPVFSPRDGIRQR; this is translated from the coding sequence ATGAGCAGACTACTGATATTCCTCCTGGCAAGCTGTTTTGCCGTCGCTGTCTACCTTCATGCACAGGCCAGGCAGGGCATTCCCACTTTTTCGATATCCACCGACCTCGTAAAAATCCCTATCACCGTCTTTGGGGAAGACGGCGCACCGATCCTGGACATGCGCCGCGGCGACTTCCGGATCTATGAAGACGGCGAGCCGCAGCAGATCAACAGCTTGGGCCTGGACACAAACCCGGTTTCGATCGTTCTGCTGCTCGACTCCAGCGGCACGGTCGAGAAGGAGTGGAAGCAGATCAAGGAGGCAGCCGAAGGCTTTGCCGATGCGCTTGCCAAGGGGGATCGGATATCGGTCATCACGTTTGCCGATGAAGTACAGCTGGTAATGAACTGGTCGGAGGACACCAAACAGGTCCGCAAATCATTGAATAAAGTCCAGCTCGGGCTGCGCACCGCCCTCTACGACGGCATGTTGGAGGCTGCACAGGACCAACTCAAAAACATCGAGGGACGCAAAGCCATCATCCTGTTGACCGATTTCCTCAACAACCAAAGCCTGGTGGGGTATCAGGACGCGGTGAGGGCCATTGTTCAATCCCAGGCATCCCTTTACATCATCTCGAAGACGATGATGGTGCGCGAAGCCGCCCGCACACAACGGCGGGTTGTGATCCTCAATGATATTTATCAGCGGCTTTTCAAAGATGCCAACTATATCGACGAGTTCTTCGCGAAGAAGGAAGCGCAGATGACCGACCTGGCCGAAAAAACCGGCGGCCGCTGCTATTTCCCAGCCAGCTACAACCAGATCAGAGATGTCTACAAACAAGTTGCGCTGGAGCTGAGGAACCAGTATTACCTCACCTACATCTCGGAATCGCCCCAGCCCAAGACCCGCAATTCCTTCCACCGGATCACCGTCGAGTACCTGCAGCCATCGACCCGGCTCATTTACCGGAAAGGTTACTACTTCAATCCGGATCCGGTCTTCAGCCCGCGTGACGGCATCCGCCAGCGCTGA
- the mdh gene encoding malate dehydrogenase, whose amino-acid sequence MKGVSMRKKIVVVGGGQIGQGVAMLASQKELGDIVVVDVPSYVNVVKGKALDLMEMAPHGNYDANITATTDYQDIVGADVIIVTAGKAREAGMTREDLLAVNLKIISDVAAGVKKHAPKAFCIVLTNPLDAMVYAFYKLTGFAKHQIVGMAGTLDTARWRAFIGMELGVSVADVAGTVLGGHGPDMVPLPRLTTVGGVPLTEIATKEQIDRLVTRTREAGTEIVKLFGKGSAYFSPAWSAISMAESFLRDKRRVLACAALCEGEYGIQGLFLGVPCLISAKGLEKIFEIKLAEDEKAMLQKTVASVRKTVEETKL is encoded by the coding sequence ATGAAAGGAGTCTCCATGCGCAAAAAGATTGTAGTCGTCGGCGGCGGCCAGATCGGCCAGGGTGTGGCCATGCTTGCCTCCCAGAAAGAGCTCGGCGACATCGTCGTCGTCGACGTTCCCAGTTATGTCAACGTGGTCAAGGGCAAGGCTCTCGACCTGATGGAGATGGCGCCGCACGGCAACTATGATGCCAATATCACCGCCACTACCGATTATCAGGACATCGTCGGTGCGGACGTTATCATCGTAACTGCCGGGAAGGCGCGCGAGGCCGGAATGACCCGGGAAGATCTGCTCGCCGTCAACCTCAAGATCATCTCGGATGTGGCCGCCGGGGTAAAGAAGCATGCGCCCAAGGCTTTCTGCATCGTCCTGACCAATCCTCTCGACGCTATGGTCTACGCATTTTACAAGCTGACCGGCTTCGCCAAACACCAGATCGTCGGCATGGCCGGGACGCTCGACACCGCGCGATGGCGCGCCTTCATCGGCATGGAACTGGGCGTGTCCGTGGCTGACGTCGCCGGCACGGTTCTCGGCGGTCATGGACCTGACATGGTTCCCCTGCCCCGGTTGACAACCGTGGGCGGCGTGCCCTTGACCGAGATCGCAACCAAAGAGCAAATAGACCGCCTCGTCACCCGCACCCGCGAGGCCGGCACCGAGATCGTGAAGCTCTTCGGCAAAGGCTCGGCTTACTTCAGCCCGGCCTGGAGCGCCATCAGCATGGCCGAGTCGTTCCTCCGCGACAAGCGGCGGGTCCTGGCCTGCGCAGCCCTGTGCGAAGGCGAATACGGCATTCAGGGCCTGTTCCTCGGCGTCCCCTGCCTGATCAGCGCCAAGGGTCTGGAAAAGATCTTCGAGATCAAGCTCGCCGAAGACGAGAAGGCCATGCTCCAGAAAACCGTGGCCTCTGTCCGGAAAACCGTTGAAGAGACAAAGCTCTAG
- a CDS encoding isocitrate/isopropylmalate dehydrogenase family protein, translating into MDHQAIERAKEHFGKLLQDQMKRIQQVKSAPDWVDYGALKPIKIGILAGDGIGPFIAAESKRVLQQLLKDEVKTGKVTIHDIEGLTIENRAAHGKAIPDDVLAEIKKYDVTLKGPTTTPRKGDPWPNIESCNVAVRKELDLFANVRPVRVPRQGIDWIFFRENTEDLYALGPCGIEVDADIAIDFRLISNPGSDRICRLAFEHAKKNGRSRVTCVTKANIVKTTDGRFLDNFYRIAKEYPGIQVDDWYIDIMTAKLVDEKRRRDFQVLVLPNLYGDILTDEAAEFQGGVGTAGSANIGKRYAMFEAIHGSAPRMVKEGRAQFADPASMTRAAAMLLGHIGFPQKAKNLEMALDVCGQYEKKLVITGRSGGATGRAFTDYVLEWLNHPKLASTWESYVKG; encoded by the coding sequence ATGGATCATCAGGCCATAGAACGGGCAAAGGAACATTTCGGCAAGCTTCTCCAGGATCAAATGAAGCGGATTCAGCAGGTGAAGTCCGCTCCGGACTGGGTTGATTACGGCGCACTCAAACCGATCAAGATCGGTATTCTGGCCGGTGACGGCATCGGTCCGTTCATCGCCGCCGAATCCAAGCGGGTCTTGCAGCAGCTGCTCAAAGACGAGGTCAAGACCGGGAAGGTAACAATCCACGATATTGAAGGCCTGACCATCGAAAACCGCGCCGCCCACGGCAAGGCCATTCCCGACGATGTCCTGGCCGAGATCAAAAAATACGACGTCACCCTCAAGGGTCCGACGACCACCCCGCGGAAAGGCGATCCCTGGCCGAATATCGAGAGCTGCAACGTGGCGGTGCGAAAGGAACTCGACCTCTTTGCCAACGTCAGGCCGGTCCGAGTCCCCCGACAGGGCATCGACTGGATCTTCTTCCGCGAAAACACAGAGGATCTCTACGCACTTGGCCCCTGCGGGATCGAAGTCGACGCTGACATCGCCATCGATTTCCGGCTGATCTCCAATCCCGGTTCCGACCGGATCTGCCGGCTCGCCTTCGAGCACGCCAAGAAGAACGGCCGGAGCAGGGTTACCTGCGTTACCAAGGCCAACATCGTGAAGACCACGGACGGGCGTTTTCTGGACAACTTCTACCGCATCGCCAAAGAATATCCCGGCATCCAGGTCGACGACTGGTACATCGACATTATGACGGCCAAGCTGGTCGACGAGAAACGGCGCCGCGATTTCCAGGTCCTGGTTCTGCCCAACCTTTACGGAGACATCCTTACAGATGAGGCCGCAGAATTTCAGGGTGGTGTGGGTACAGCCGGCAGCGCCAATATCGGCAAGCGCTATGCCATGTTTGAGGCCATCCACGGCTCGGCTCCCCGCATGGTCAAGGAGGGCCGTGCCCAATTCGCCGACCCGGCCTCGATGACCCGGGCGGCGGCAATGCTGCTTGGCCATATTGGCTTCCCACAGAAGGCAAAGAACCTGGAGATGGCACTCGACGTCTGCGGGCAATATGAGAAGAAACTCGTCATCACGGGCCGTTCGGGAGGCGCTACAGGCCGTGCCTTCACGGACTACGTCTTAGAGTGGCTGAACCATCCGAAACTTGCATCTACTTGGGAGAGCTACGTCAAGGGCTGA
- a CDS encoding succinate dehydrogenase iron-sulfur subunit: MADGSKIAREVNFHVTRYNPERDRSLHVRIYKVPVREGMTVLDGLHYIKENLDTSLSWRYSCRMGVCGSCGMLLNGRPTLACNTQILHIASTDLTVGPLPNFKIIRDLVPDLTPMLDKHVSIKPHIVRQDEAEINTPEGEFYQSPEELEAYLQFTYCIKCGCCMAACPTLATDVHYLGPMPLTSAQRYNADTRDNGGRQRSEETGSAHGAFRCHYAGECSRACPKGVDPGKAIQHLKRRLVLDYLHLGRRRKPCSKLHGPGEGKPLPNIPPAPARTV, encoded by the coding sequence ATGGCAGACGGCAGCAAAATCGCACGCGAAGTGAACTTTCACGTGACCCGTTATAATCCCGAGCGGGACCGCTCGCTTCATGTGAGAATCTACAAGGTGCCCGTGCGCGAGGGCATGACGGTGCTGGACGGCCTGCACTATATAAAGGAGAATTTGGACACCTCCCTCTCCTGGCGCTATTCCTGCCGCATGGGCGTTTGCGGCTCGTGCGGAATGCTCCTCAACGGGCGGCCCACGCTGGCATGCAATACCCAGATCCTCCACATCGCAAGCACGGATCTCACCGTCGGTCCCCTGCCCAACTTCAAGATCATTCGCGACCTGGTTCCCGACCTCACTCCCATGCTCGACAAGCACGTGTCGATCAAGCCCCACATCGTTCGGCAGGACGAGGCTGAAATCAACACCCCCGAGGGCGAGTTCTACCAGTCACCGGAGGAACTCGAGGCCTATCTCCAGTTTACCTATTGCATCAAATGCGGCTGCTGCATGGCCGCCTGCCCCACCCTGGCCACGGACGTCCACTATCTGGGGCCCATGCCCCTGACATCGGCTCAGCGTTACAACGCAGATACGCGTGACAACGGCGGGAGGCAGCGCTCTGAAGAGACCGGCAGCGCGCATGGCGCTTTCCGTTGTCATTATGCGGGTGAATGTTCCCGCGCATGTCCCAAGGGAGTCGATCCAGGCAAGGCCATCCAGCACCTCAAACGCCGGCTGGTCCTGGATTATCTCCATTTGGGCCGGCGGAGGAAACCGTGCTCCAAACTCCACGGCCCCGGCGAGGGGAAGCCGTTGCCCAACATCCCGCCCGCTCCCGCAAGAACCGTCTAG